From a region of the Methanolobus tindarius DSM 2278 genome:
- a CDS encoding TatD family hydrolase translates to MTPGFPITDEHMHIDPRAKGLKAVKEFQNTGGTHIFLVMKPSWTLGIKVTKPEDHIAVFEETVDISKQINETGVTSFPVLGVHPAEITKLTEYMELSKAVETMKGGLDIAADYVNRGLAVGLKSGRPHYPVSPEIWDASNEVMEYAFTLARDLDCAVQLHTEDVGEPELIDIAERARKTGIKMHKVVKHYAPPLVDVCERLGLFPGVLAGKGAIEEALEQGTRFMMETDYIDDPDRPGAVLGPKTIPRRTLKLAEEVGEEPFWKIHKENPEKVYEVDIEL, encoded by the coding sequence ATGACACCAGGTTTCCCCATTACAGACGAACACATGCACATTGACCCAAGGGCAAAGGGTCTGAAAGCTGTCAAAGAGTTCCAGAACACAGGCGGAACACATATTTTCCTTGTCATGAAACCAAGCTGGACTCTTGGTATCAAAGTTACAAAACCAGAGGACCACATCGCAGTCTTTGAGGAAACCGTCGACATCTCAAAACAAATAAACGAAACTGGTGTCACATCATTCCCGGTTCTTGGAGTTCATCCCGCAGAAATAACAAAACTCACGGAATACATGGAGCTTTCAAAAGCTGTTGAGACCATGAAAGGAGGACTGGATATTGCAGCAGACTATGTAAATCGTGGGCTTGCAGTTGGACTCAAAAGCGGAAGACCACACTATCCGGTCAGCCCGGAAATATGGGACGCTTCCAACGAGGTCATGGAATATGCTTTCACACTTGCTCGAGACCTTGACTGCGCTGTACAATTACACACAGAAGATGTTGGAGAGCCTGAACTTATCGATATTGCAGAACGTGCCAGAAAAACCGGAATCAAAATGCATAAGGTTGTAAAACACTATGCTCCACCGCTTGTAGACGTATGCGAAAGACTCGGGCTATTCCCCGGAGTACTTGCAGGCAAAGGTGCCATTGAAGAAGCACTTGAACAGGGAACCCGTTTTATGATGGAAACCGATTATATCGATGACCCGGACAGACCCGGAGCAGTGCTTGGTCCAAAAACAATTCCCAGAAGGACACTTAAGCTTGCAGAAGAGGTCGGAGAAGAGCCTTTC